A window of Paraburkholderia sp. ZP32-5 genomic DNA:
GCGCTCGAGCCGGGCGGCATGGCCACCGATTGGGGCCAGGAGGCAGGCAGCCGCATACCGGCGCTGTTGCCCGACTATGAGCCGTCGATCGGCGCATTGCTGAAGCTGTTCGCCGACTACATGGGCAAGGAGCGCGGCGATCCGCGACGCGTGGCGCAGGTGGTGCTCGCGCTTGCTTATCACGATGCTCCGCCCGCGCATCTGCTGCTCGGCAGCGACGCGCTTCATTTTGCGAGCCAGGCCGAAGCCGCGCGCAATACCGCCGGCGAGCAGTGGCGCGAGATTACGCTGTCGACCGATTTCGGGACCGACGGCGCGATCCCGGCGATGCCGCGAGCGTGAGAACGATCCGCGGAGAACGACGATGAAAGTTCTGATCTACGGCGCGACCGGCATGGTCGGCCAGGGGGTGCTGCGCGAATGCCTGCGGGCGCGCGACGTCGAACTCGTGCAGACGGTCGGACGTCGCGAGACCGGCATCGAGCATCCGAAGTTGCGCGAGAAAGTGCTGGCCGACCTCGCCGACAGCCGTACGATCGAACCCGATCTGAGCGGCTTCGACGCGTGCTACTTCTGTCTCGGCGTATCGTCGTTCGGCATGTCGGAGGCCGATTACACACGGGTGACCTACGACCTGACGCTTGCTATCGCGACCACGCTCGCGCGCCTCAATCCGCGGATGACCTTCGTCTACGTGTCGGGCTCCGGCACCGACAGCAGCGAGCGCGGCCGCACCATGTGGGCGCGAGTGAAAGGGCGAACCGAAAATGCGCTGCAGCGTCTGCCGTTCCGTGCCGTCTATCTGTTCCGGCCCGGTGCAATCGAACCGCTCGAAGGAATCCGTTCGAAGACACGCATGTATCACCTGGTCTATATGCTGACGAAGCCGCTATGGCCGCTGCTGCGCGTGGTGCTCGGAGACCGGCTGGTGACGACGGCCGACGTCGGTCGGGCGATGCTCGCGGTCACGACACGCGGCGCCCCTAAAAACGTGCTGGAGGCACGCGATCTGCACGCGATTGCGGCGGATCAGGCGCGGCGTGATGCAACGGTCGATGCGGCGTAACACACGAGGCATGTGAGGTATGTGAGGCGTGAGGCGCGTCACTGGATCGGGCACGTAAGCGAGCTATGCGCACGCTTACGCATCCACCCCCGCCATCAACCGGTCGACCAGCACACGCGCAAACGGCGGCAGATCTTTCAGACTACGCACGCAGATCTTCAACTTGCGCTCGGCCCACGGATCGTTCAGACCTACCAGCGCAATCTGCATCGTATTCCGATGCCGTACCGCCACCGACTCCGGCACGATGCCGATCCCGACACCCGCTTCGATCATCCGGCACGCGGCCTCGAAATTGCCGACCTGGATGCGCAGTTTCAGCCGTGCGCCGAGTGCATCGGCGGCGCTCATGATGAACGCGTGAATCGCGCTCGACGTCGGCAGGCTCACGAAATGCGCGTCGAGCAGTTGC
This region includes:
- a CDS encoding NAD-dependent epimerase/dehydratase family protein is translated as MKVLIYGATGMVGQGVLRECLRARDVELVQTVGRRETGIEHPKLREKVLADLADSRTIEPDLSGFDACYFCLGVSSFGMSEADYTRVTYDLTLAIATTLARLNPRMTFVYVSGSGTDSSERGRTMWARVKGRTENALQRLPFRAVYLFRPGAIEPLEGIRSKTRMYHLVYMLTKPLWPLLRVVLGDRLVTTADVGRAMLAVTTRGAPKNVLEARDLHAIAADQARRDATVDAA